One Labrus mixtus chromosome 12, fLabMix1.1, whole genome shotgun sequence DNA segment encodes these proteins:
- the LOC132984674 gene encoding spermatogenesis-associated protein 45-like, with amino-acid sequence MSGSEERALLELNLRRETWCQVEVNPRQSWERTERRHYRSHLRTSPVLLTALTAGPQRRPACSERPPPAKLAERRHFEESYKSQLV; translated from the exons ATGTCCGGGTCAGAGGAGCGGGCTCTGCTGGAGCTTAACCTGCGGAGGGAGACGTGGTGTCAGGTGGAGGTGAACCCCCGTCAGTCCTGGGAGAGGACCGAGAGGAGGCATTACCGGAGTCACCTGAGGACCAGCCCGGTCCTCCTCACGGCGCTGACCGCCGGACCGCAGCGAAGGCCGGCCTGCAGCGAGCGACCTCCCCCGGCGAAGCTGGCGGAGAGGAGGCACTTTGAAGAGAGCT ATAAATCCCAACTGGTGTAG
- the flvcr1 gene encoding feline leukemia virus subgroup C receptor-related protein 1, giving the protein MVAGELVQEHLRADAGAPDDITVSRKNLELEGAAADPPYAAVPSYEANYNQRGEEREREKEVQPDEREAMLPNGGGGGGGEEAEEKEGKMLETRLYRRRFAVLFVFSLYSSVNAFQWIQYSIITNVFMQYYGVSSDKVDWLSIVYMLAYVPLIFPATWLLDRKGLRLTALLGAGLNCAGAWLKCASVSPELFGVTVTAQVICSVAQVFILGLPSRVASVWFGPREVSTACATAVLGNQLGTAIGFLLPPVLVPKTDDVELTGHNISVMFYGTAAVSTVLFILTIIVITDHPPLPPSHAQAVLPDCPPEDYSYKQSIVNLVKNKAFILLLISYGIMTGSFYSVSTLLNQMILACYENQELNAGRIGLTLVVAGMVGSILCGLWLDHTKAYKITTLIVYILSFLGMVVFTFTLNLNNIYLVFFTAGVLGFFMTGYLPLGFEFGVEVTYPESEGTSSGLLNAFAQIFGIIFTLIQGKLTTHNGPLSGNLFLCAWIFLGILLTALIKSELKRNNVNMEANRNPLLALPTECPGDCPLEQKTNGVKLEPSVSFSRETSL; this is encoded by the exons ATGGTTGCCGGCGAGCTCGTGCAGGAGCATCTGCGCGCGGATGCTGGCGCACCTGACGACATCACGGTCAGCAGGAAGAACCTGGAGCTGGAGGGAGCAGCCGCGGATCCGCCTTACGCAGCCGTGCCATCCTACGAGGCGAACTACAACCAGCGGGGGGAAGaacgggagagagagaaggaggtgcAGCCGGATGAAAGAGAGGCTATGCTGCCtaacggaggaggaggaggaggaggagaggaggcggaAGAGAAAGAAGGGAAGATGCTAGAGACGAGACTTTACCGGCGCCGGTTCGCTGTGCTGTTCGTTTTCAGCCTGTACTCCTCCGTGAACGCCTTCCAGTGGATCCAGTACAGCATCATCACCAACGTGTTCATGCAGTACTACGGCGTCTCCAGCGACAAGGTGGACTGGCTCTCCATCGTCTACATGCTCGCCTACGTGCCGCTCATCTTCCCGGCCACCTGGCTGCTGGACCGAAAGGGTCTGCGGCTCACGGCCCTGCTGGGCGCCGGCCTCAACTGCGCCGGCGCGTGGCTCAAGTGCGCCAGCGTGAGCCCCGAGCTGTTCGGAGTCACCGTCACTGCGCAGGTCATCTGCTCCGTGGCGCAGGTGTTCATCCTCGGCCTGCCGTCCCGGGTCGCCTCGGTGTGGTTCGGACCCCGGGAGGTTTCTACTGCGTGCGCAACGGCCGTGCTCGGAAACCAG CTGGGAACGGCCATAGGATTCCTGCTGCCTCCAGTTTTGGTCCCCAAAACAGATGATGTTGAGTTGACGGGTCACAACATCAGCGTCATGTTTTATGGAACAGCTGCTGTCTCTACGGTCCTCTTCATTCTCACCATCATAG TCATTACGGaccaccctcccctccctcctagTCACGCCCAGGCTGTCCTTCCAGACTGCCCTCCAGAGGATTACTCCTACAAACAGTCCATCGTCaaccttgtaaaaaataaagcatttatCCTCCTGCTTATCAGCTACG GAATAATGACCGGGTCATTCTACTCTGTCTCAACGCTTCTCAACCAGATGATCCTGGCCTGCTATgag aaCCAGGAGTTGAATGCTGGGAGAATTGGTCTGACTCTGGTTGTCGCTGGAATGGTCGGCTCCATCCTCTGCGGCCTGTGGCTGGACCACACCAAGGCATACAA GATCACCACACTCATCGTGTACATCCTGTCGTTTCTGGGCATGGTGGTCTTCACCTTCACTTTGAACCTCAACAACATCTACCTGGTCTTCTTCACTGCTGGAGTCCTGGG gttcTTCATGACGGGTTACCTGCCTCTGGGCTTCGAGTTCGGGGTGGAGGTCACCTACCCAGAGTCTGAAGGAACGTCGTCTGGACTCCTCAATGCTTTCGCTCAG atcTTTGGGATCATTTTCACTCTGATTCAGGGCAAACTGACCACACACAACGGCCCGCTGTCTGGGAATCTCTTCCTGTGCGCCTGGATCTTCCTGGGAATCCTGCTCACtg ctttAATCAAGTCAGAACTGAAACGAAACAATGTCAACATGGAAGCAAACCGGAACCCCCTACTCGCT cttCCGACTGAGTGTCCCGGGGATTGCCCTTTAGAGCAGAAAACCAACGGAGTCAAGCTGGAACCCTCCGTCAGCTTCTCCCGTGAAACCTCGCTGTGA